The segment ttacaaataaatatataccctatatgttgcacTGGTTTTCATAGCTATAGgcacaacaaaaaagtttcattcaaattcatctactagtttcggagattagcGGGTATACAAATagacgaacagacagattttttaaattttactgttACTTTTTTTgccctaaattattttttgtaaatgtactAAATGTACAGACAATTTTTTacagttataatatatataatgatgaAATGTATATATCACTACTTCttctgaaatataatttgactaCAATCTGTGATAGACCAACAATGATGGATTTCCGCTTTTGATTCTAATATACTTCTAGGTTTTATGTAGATAAAAGGGTAATTTCATACACCAGTTAGGCGACAAGGAAGTTTCAAGCGGACACCGCAGATAAGGTTAAGGTTTCCTGCCACGCTTAAAAAGGTCTGTgactttgaatttttttatatgcttaacttgttatgctaaattaaattaggataaaaagtttatgcgaaaaaaatattaaataaaaatttatccGAAAATGATATATTCCGTCACTGagaaaaacgaaataaatataacttaaattaacttaaataaatagataaaaaaaaatctgactaCAATAGTTAAatgaaatgttatgttttcTTCCACAGTTATGATCTAATTCATTTATTGGAAAATCTTGTTTTCGGTGTTATGTATTACGGCTCGATGATTCGATTTTTTCGAATGATTTTGTAAGTGTTGTGTTAATAGTATATTCAAGTTCCTCCTTAAGAGCTTCAGAAAATGCATCatttaattcttttaaataattgatacGATCTATTGaccttttgtttaaaattgtatccttaataaataaattggtttCAATTGCTAACCCACGTTCAGCACTATCAGCATTTGTATCTGTATCTGAGGAATCCTCAATAGAACTGTTATTTAACGTAATAAAATAGcgttttttttcaaatgctGGGTCCTTTTCTAATGCGTACCAGAAAGGGCGGTTTGATAAACGCAAtttctgttttcttttttcttttaattcgTTAATCAGTTCGagtatttcattttcaatttcgGTGCTACGTCGTTTtgtatctataattttattatgcacATTACTGTTTTTACTTCTTATTACTTCAATTTCcatagatttatttactttcgcTTCGACTGGATATTTAATATGTTCTTCAAAATAAGTTTCAAGAGACTCAAAATGGGATTGTCTTTTAATATCGACAGTTTTATTATCTGGCTCCATAATACCCATAACAGTACTTAAATTCTCTGGTAAGATGGTTTCTATGGAACTTTCTATGTCAGTGTCTAAAGTAGATTCTTGTGTTGTGACCAGCGAATTCGTGACTGGTGTTCTTTTTACTACATCtgcattttctttaattttttcaagtaatttatttaatctttcaCTATGagttaatttatcaatgaattctcttagaaatttattatttctttgttgTTTTAATGCTTCTTCATTAACTATACTTGGTATAGTTTTTTTGCGTGATGAGAGAGGTGTTACTCTGAACGTCGTTTTAGCTGACACGTAGggtattttaaagatattgcGACTTGATCCTAATGTAGTAGTAGTTTGTTGTTTGCCGGTGACGAcgttctgaaataaaaataaatatttagaataaaaagtaaataaaaagtatttatataggacagaaattattttccatatttatcAGCGTTGGtctgttaattaattaatactttgTTGGACAcagaactttttaatttaatgaatattgtaaCCGCTTTTAATTGcaattatttagatattaattatttgattttgttggAATTTAACAAACAAGTGATTATAACtagagtaaaataaaatacattctcAAATTTGTATAGCAACAGAGCCCAGTagtaataatgtttaaaatctaaaagttAGCCGGCGACTTCTCAACTTGGCAACGTTATTCGTTCATGTGCGGGAATCAGCTCTAATATCAtgactttttatttacctGTTGCATTATATCTTCAATCCATTCCTTATAATACCCTAGTTTAGTGAAGACTGTGGGTGCATCTGGTGTACCACATGTCGGTGAGCCGAAACTCACTACCCCAGCGAGCACACCACGTGTGATTCCTGGGCCACCAATATCTCGCTAAAACACACATTAAAGAGTAACTAGCTTAGGTAAATAGTGAAAGGAAATCAATATCAACTCTTTGGCGAAGATATAACCCGCTCGCTACTAGATAACTATTGTTTATGTATGACTTCGATTCTTCGCGATCGAGATATTAAATTCCGATTCTACTAGTTATATACTCACGTTACAAGCACCGCTACCTTGCGAAATAAATCCAGCACAGAAGTTATTATTCTTGACATAAGTCCtggaaaaattaattgaatgtaATTGCTTCGTTAGTAGTATAGTAATAGtccttacataaatataagtacttcTTAGTAAAAGGCTCCTTCAGGAAAAAAATTGCCAAATTattcctttataatattgaagaaCTTTCTATGTTTTTGAACTATCAATATCTTTTTTCTATCCACTCATTcttcatttaatatatacatatttcttgTTTATTACCTTGAGTAAACTTCTTTGCATTCTTCGAGAGGATAAAAATCAAGCACAGCAAAGGCTAAGAATGGTTCCATAATGGTGCTGGTTCTCTAAAACAAGCATAAAGGCGTCAAGGATCATGTACCTATATTCAAGTCTGAGATCTCACAAGGCTAAACAAAGCCGAAAAACGGGAAACTTATTAGTAAAAGACATTTTGAAATAGTGACAGGTTCCTTATTGCGTATGAGAGTCAATCACTGTCACTGTAAACTGGTAGGGACGTACTTACTCTTGCgcagtttcataaaaaatatctaaatttattttgccaaTCTGCGCAAGAGTGCTGATACgtacctactatttttttttcgctttCAGAACACCATCGAAACGTAAAGCTACGGGCTATCATACGATTAGAAACGATTACTTGTGCATTAAACTATGCGAGCGAGCTACTTACGTGTCTAGCTCCCCATCCAACAATAGTGATGCCATTCGTGTTCATCGGTAGCggatttgtatgtttgtctatttcaattttcttcaGCCTTCTcgatatttttaagttcaatAATCTAAAACGTTTCATTAATAGATAACagtgaattatttataaaactttaaattacttatctaACGAATTTATGGGCTCAGGCAAAGAGAAaagcaaattattatatagctGGATGAGAATAATAGATAAAACTAAACCAATACGAAAGTAACTTGCTGTCAGGATTCACTACGCGCAACCGTAACTACccctgaaatttggtattttgTTGTTGAGAGTAAATGTCTAATAAGAAAGAATTCTCAGATATCcccatacaaaaaaaatcacgttCGGTCAAACCTAAGCtagttaagtataatatagaatattatgAAACTTAAATATGCCTACCGGCGAAGTCGTAGGAGGCATAAATTGCTCACAAGAGTTCTCGGGTCGTATTCAGGATGGAAGTAGATCTCCAGAATCGGAACATTTTCCCCACCACTATTATGAAGGGTACTACCCACCCTTGCCGACAGGAAGGCTGGATTCTCTTTGTAGAAACGGTTGTTCCAAGCCCTAGAAGTTAGAAAATAAGTTCTAaggtaaacaaattttaaggcaaagtgttaatattaaataagaaagTTAAGAGATAATGTATTGTGttgaataacaataaatatttctaatgttctattacaaatttacatGCTAatactaaagaaaaaaatgcacTTTATGGCATAACTTCGTTGTTCATTTATGCGCCTGCCCGTGAAATTTTTTCCAGAAACGCAAGCTTCCAGGTATCAAGTCTGAAAACCGTAAACGTGCacgtactaatattacaaaagccACTTGACTCCATTAACGAATAAAGGActgatatataaaaagtaaccaAACTTACATTTGTAAACAAGATGCAGCTGTAATGATCAGATCAGATTTGATAATGGAACCAGCACACTGAAAGTGATTGAATATTTGAATGCTTGCCATAAACGGGAAGTCCCTTATAGACGCCTTTCTACCATGAAATATACGGCGAGCATTGGGTGCTGTGAAATAGTAAAACCAATTACTTTTTTGCAGTGTATGCTATTATAAGCATAGAATAAATACCAAGagagataaaaacataatttacattttttagatCAGATAAGAATCAAAACATATATtggataatattaaattgttgttaAGGATTAAGATAAGAGCTGAAATTAgagaaaaaaagattaaagtttaatatttataattacccCAAAATTCATTACTGTCATGGATTACTGCGCCATTGCCGTCAGCCAATTCTAAATTCTTAGTATCTGACGTATcgttataatagttttcagtAAAAGTGTCGTTATGTtctattatgtttaaaatatctgCAATAATTATATCTGTATTAGATTTATCATAATTGTAACTATCGGTGTATTCATTAAGATTTTTCAAAACGCCCTCTATATGTTCAATTACAAATTCGTCTTCGGTCCCCAAGTCATGTTTTATGTCTTCGTCTAATATTCCATTTAAAATTGCCATAAAAAGTTTAgtttcattgtttattttggttttatcgACTCTTGTAAGTTTTGCCACTTCAATCAATCTACTGTATTCGTataaactagctgatgccAAATAGTTCTGGATAAGCGAATATTGTTTCAAAGCAGGATACTCGTTcacttttaatttgattattgagaataaattgtttgtagTTTCACGTATGAGATAGTCCGTTTTTAAAATGTCGTTTTGTTGGACTTGAGGAAGTTCCACAAGAGCTGAAATATCTTCGATGACCTTGTAGATGATCAATAAGAGGTAAAGTCTTGAGATCATGTGAACAGAGACAAATAGGAGACTAATGTAGAACTACTTAAAGAAATATgtgatttacaaaataaaattagaccctaaaaatatgttattctaataaattgcgaaagtttcataaacttttttatttcttttctgtatttcttatttcaaaataccataaaacaatgtaatcttcataaacattttataggaTTCGTTGATTCGTTTGTGTGTACTTTCGCAActattgaaaattgttaataGGACCATTCTGATTCAATATTTAATCCCACAAATCCGTTCGTTTGTCCTTCCATAACTCATAGAAGCCGTAATATGATAAAACTGCATACgacattaatatttcttttagattttatattctGTGTTACAACACAAccgcattttatttaattttctattcttatttgaatgaatgaaatactTACACATAAATGGCTCCTGTGACGG is part of the Plodia interpunctella isolate USDA-ARS_2022_Savannah chromosome Z, ilPloInte3.2, whole genome shotgun sequence genome and harbors:
- the LOC128683002 gene encoding uncharacterized protein LOC128683002, giving the protein MISRLYLLLIIYKVIEDISALVELPQVQQNDILKTDYLIRETTNNLFSIIKLKVNEYPALKQYSLIQNYLASASLYEYSRLIEVAKLTRVDKTKINNETKLFMAILNGILDEDIKHDLGTEDEFVIEHIEGVLKNLNEYTDSYNYDKSNTDIIIADILNIIEHNDTFTENYYNDTSDTKNLELADGNGAVIHDSNEFWAPNARRIFHGRKASIRDFPFMASIQIFNHFQCAGSIIKSDLIITAASCLQMAWNNRFYKENPAFLSARVGSTLHNSGGENVPILEIYFHPEYDPRTLVSNLCLLRLRRLLNLKISRRLKKIEIDKHTNPLPMNTNGITIVGWGARHRTSTIMEPFLAFAVLDFYPLEECKEVYSRTYVKNNNFCAGFISQGSGACNRDIGGPGITRGVLAGVVSFGSPTCGTPDAPTVFTKLGYYKEWIEDIMQQNVVTGKQQTTTTLGSSRNIFKIPYVSAKTTFRVTPLSSRKKTIPSIVNEEALKQQRNNKFLREFIDKLTHSERLNKLLEKIKENADVVKRTPVTNSLVTTQESTLDTDIESSIETILPENLSTVMGIMEPDNKTVDIKRQSHFESLETYFEEHIKYPVEAKVNKSMEIEVIRSKNSNVHNKIIDTKRRSTEIENEILELINELKEKRKQKLRLSNRPFWYALEKDPAFEKKRYFITLNNSSIEDSSDTDTNADSAERGLAIETNLFIKDTILNKRSIDRINYLKELNDAFSEALKEELEYTINTTLTKSFEKIESSSRNT